A genomic segment from Cyanobium sp. NIES-981 encodes:
- a CDS encoding 4'-phosphopantetheinyl transferase superfamily protein: protein MRAALPGLLRLLAPRELARYGAFRREDDRERFLLGRSALRQLLGCWLQSDPRRLPLAAGAHGKPELRLEGRPAGPPFNVAHSGHLVVLAFHADRGVGVDVERSRPQLAWRPIARRVLPSATVAWLDQRPEAERPEAFLQQWCLLEASLKARGTGLAARGAGVLDARPEPRRWCLAMPPGYRGAVSLLGWG, encoded by the coding sequence GTGCGGGCGGCGCTGCCCGGGCTGCTCAGGCTGCTCGCACCCAGGGAGCTGGCCCGATACGGGGCCTTCCGCCGGGAGGACGACCGGGAACGGTTTCTGCTGGGACGCTCCGCGCTGCGGCAGCTGCTGGGGTGCTGGCTGCAGTCCGATCCCCGCCGACTGCCGCTGGCCGCCGGGGCGCATGGCAAGCCGGAGCTGCGGCTGGAGGGGAGGCCGGCGGGCCCGCCGTTCAACGTGGCCCATTCCGGTCACCTCGTGGTGCTGGCGTTCCATGCCGACCGCGGCGTCGGCGTGGATGTGGAGCGGAGCCGCCCGCAGCTGGCCTGGCGGCCGATCGCCCGCAGGGTGCTGCCCTCGGCCACGGTGGCCTGGCTGGACCAGCGGCCGGAGGCGGAACGCCCCGAGGCGTTTCTGCAGCAGTGGTGCCTGCTGGAAGCCTCGCTCAAGGCCCGCGGCACAGGCCTTGCCGCCCGTGGCGCCGGGGTGCTCGATGCGCGTCCCGAGCCACGGCGGTGGTGTCTGGCGATGCCACCCGGGTACCGCGGAGCCGTAAGTCTGCTGGGGTGGGGCTGA
- the hisB gene encoding imidazoleglycerol-phosphate dehydratase HisB yields MRSGDIHRVTGETDVRVQLDLDGSGRCRADTGVPFLDHMLHQIASHGLLDLEISAKGDTHIDDHHTNEDVGIAFGQALAQALGDRRGIHRFGHFVAPLDEALVQVALDCSGRPHLSFNLQIPAQKIGSYDTELVKEFFVAVVNNAGLTLHVRQLEGANSHHIVEACFKAFARALRLATEIDPRRAGAVPSSKGVLERAGA; encoded by the coding sequence ATGCGAAGCGGCGACATCCATCGCGTCACCGGTGAAACCGATGTGCGCGTGCAGCTCGATCTCGACGGCAGCGGCCGTTGCCGCGCGGACACGGGCGTGCCCTTCCTCGACCACATGCTTCACCAGATCGCCAGCCACGGCCTGCTGGATCTGGAGATCAGCGCCAAAGGCGACACCCACATCGACGATCACCACACCAACGAAGACGTGGGCATCGCCTTCGGCCAGGCCCTGGCCCAGGCCCTGGGCGACCGGCGCGGCATCCACCGCTTCGGCCACTTCGTGGCCCCGCTGGATGAGGCGCTGGTGCAGGTGGCCCTCGATTGCAGCGGCCGGCCCCACCTCAGCTTCAACCTGCAGATCCCGGCCCAGAAGATCGGCAGCTACGACACCGAGCTGGTGAAGGAGTTCTTCGTGGCGGTGGTGAACAACGCCGGCCTCACCCTGCACGTCCGCCAGCTCGAGGGGGCCAACTCCCATCACATCGTGGAGGCCTGCTTCAAGGCCTTCGCCCGGGCCCTGCGCCTGGCCACCGAGATCGACCCGCGCCGCGCCGGGGCGGTGCCGAGCAGCAAGGGGGTGCTGGAGCGCGCCGGCGCCTGA
- a CDS encoding FAD-binding domain-containing protein, which translates to MPSEAQDLPRRGRDRPALQATLAAWFPAAQGGLSPIPGGMAAARQRLAALDPIAYGRSRNHLDGAVTGLSPYIRHGVLTLAQVRDAVFAWLRERGYASPERQAEAQRLAGKLINELGWRDYWQRLWRQLGDGIWHDLEPLRTGHPAEAYAPELPPDIAAGRTGLACIDAFAADLTATGWLHNHARMWLASYVVHWRRVRWQAGARWFLQHLLDGDPASNNLSWQWVASSFSSKPYIFNRANLERYAGDRHCRTCPLASGGCPFQASYESLQQRLFRPEPGGHHPVAPALASLEQGRWQVSPTPSGPHPPSPALTRPIVWVHGEALGPANPALRAWPGAPALFVFDDDLIASAGLSLKRLVFLQECLEELPVTVRRGKVAEQLLAFAAEHGADGVVTSTAVDPRFSWIRNAMAERLPVLVLEPDPFVSLKAAPDLRRFSRYWRRAEPLVWRHFG; encoded by the coding sequence ATGCCCTCCGAGGCCCAGGACCTGCCCCGCCGCGGCCGCGACCGCCCGGCCTTGCAGGCGACGCTCGCGGCCTGGTTCCCCGCGGCGCAGGGCGGGCTCAGTCCGATCCCGGGGGGGATGGCGGCGGCCCGGCAGCGGCTGGCGGCCCTGGATCCGATCGCCTACGGCCGCAGCCGCAATCACCTGGATGGGGCCGTCACCGGGCTCTCGCCCTACATCCGCCACGGGGTGCTCACCCTGGCGCAGGTGCGCGATGCCGTGTTCGCCTGGCTGCGGGAGCGGGGCTACGCCAGCCCGGAGCGGCAGGCCGAGGCCCAGCGGCTGGCCGGCAAGCTGATCAACGAGCTGGGCTGGCGTGACTACTGGCAGCGGCTCTGGCGCCAGCTGGGCGATGGCATCTGGCACGACCTCGAACCGCTCCGCACCGGCCACCCCGCCGAGGCCTATGCCCCCGAGCTGCCGCCCGACATCGCCGCGGGCCGCACCGGGCTGGCCTGCATCGATGCCTTCGCCGCCGATCTCACCGCCACCGGCTGGCTGCACAACCACGCCCGGATGTGGCTGGCCAGCTACGTGGTGCACTGGCGCCGGGTGCGCTGGCAGGCGGGAGCCCGCTGGTTTCTGCAGCACCTGCTCGACGGCGATCCAGCCAGCAACAACCTCAGCTGGCAGTGGGTGGCCAGCAGCTTCAGCAGCAAGCCCTACATCTTCAACCGGGCCAACCTGGAGCGCTACGCCGGCGATCGGCACTGCCGCACCTGCCCCCTGGCCAGCGGCGGCTGCCCCTTCCAGGCCAGCTACGAGAGCCTGCAGCAGCGCTTGTTCCGGCCCGAGCCGGGGGGGCACCACCCTGTGGCCCCTGCCCTTGCGTCGCTGGAGCAGGGCCGCTGGCAGGTGTCCCCCACGCCCTCTGGGCCGCACCCCCCCTCGCCAGCGCTCACGCGCCCGATCGTGTGGGTGCACGGCGAGGCGCTGGGGCCCGCCAACCCCGCCCTGCGGGCCTGGCCAGGGGCTCCGGCCCTGTTCGTGTTCGACGACGACCTGATCGCCTCCGCAGGCCTGAGCCTCAAGCGGCTGGTGTTCCTGCAGGAGTGCCTGGAGGAGCTGCCCGTCACCGTGCGGCGGGGGAAGGTGGCCGAGCAGCTGCTGGCCTTCGCGGCGGAGCATGGCGCCGATGGGGTGGTGACCTCCACGGCGGTGGACCCCCGGTTCAGCTGGATCCGAAACGCCATGGCCGAGCGGCTGCCGGTGCTGGTGCTGGAGCCGGATCCCTTCGTGAGCCTCAAGGCCGCCCCCGACCTGCGGCGCTTCTCCCGCTACTGGCGCCGGGCCGAGCCGCTGGTGTGGCGGCACTTCGGCTGA
- a CDS encoding Hint domain-containing protein — translation MTAQDAPACFLAGTLIDTPQGPRPIETLSPGDLVSTANGPMACKFVCRSEHPPLALASNGQLPVRIARGALGDGLPRRDLVVSGGHAIVLEGHLIQAAALVNGDSIRRTDLADWEGSERIVYYNIEFETQQIITAEGLPAESYYDILPRSFWDNYQEYRDLYGDGSPIVELPMSRVNFSRQLPTALKARLDTLAQPCLV, via the coding sequence GTGACAGCCCAGGATGCCCCGGCCTGTTTCCTGGCCGGCACCCTGATCGACACGCCCCAGGGGCCCCGCCCGATCGAGACGCTTTCCCCCGGCGACCTCGTCAGCACCGCCAACGGGCCGATGGCGTGCAAGTTCGTGTGCCGCTCCGAGCATCCTCCCCTGGCCCTGGCGTCCAACGGTCAGCTCCCTGTCCGCATCGCCCGGGGCGCCCTGGGTGATGGCCTGCCCCGTCGGGATCTGGTGGTGAGCGGCGGTCACGCCATCGTTCTGGAGGGCCACCTCATCCAGGCCGCGGCCCTGGTGAACGGCGATTCGATCCGGCGCACCGACCTGGCCGACTGGGAAGGCAGCGAGCGGATCGTCTACTACAACATCGAATTTGAAACCCAGCAGATCATCACCGCGGAAGGGCTTCCGGCCGAGTCGTACTACGACATCCTGCCGCGCTCCTTCTGGGACAACTACCAGGAGTACCGCGATCTCTACGGCGATGGTTCCCCCATCGTCGAACTGCCGATGTCCAGGGTCAATTTCTCCCGGCAGCTTCCCACCGCCCTCAAGGCGCGGCTGGACACGCTGGCCCAGCCTTGCCTGGTGTGA
- a CDS encoding UDP-glucuronic acid decarboxylase family protein → MPASLTRNLITGGAGFLGSHLVDRLMEAGEEVLCLDNYFTGRKANIDRWIGHPRFELIRHDVTDPIRLEVDRIWHLACPASPVHYQHNPIKTAKTSFLGTYNMLGLARRVGARLLLASTSEVYGDPEVHPQPEQYRGCVNTIGPRSCYDEGKRIAETLCFDYRRMHGTEIRVARIFNTYGPRMLPDDGRVVSNFIVQALRGQPLTLYGDGLQTRSFCYVADLVDGLIRLMNGEHTGPINLGNPDEFTIRQLAELVRSRINPSLPLVFEPLPEDDPLQRQPLIARARQELGWQPSVPLDQGLEPTIAWFRSCSTLP, encoded by the coding sequence GTGCCGGCTTCCCTCACCCGCAATCTGATCACCGGGGGTGCCGGCTTCCTCGGTTCCCACCTGGTGGACCGCCTGATGGAGGCGGGCGAGGAGGTGCTCTGCCTCGACAACTACTTCACCGGCCGCAAGGCGAACATCGACCGCTGGATCGGCCACCCCCGCTTCGAGCTGATCCGCCACGATGTGACCGATCCGATCCGGCTGGAGGTGGATCGCATCTGGCACCTGGCCTGCCCGGCTTCGCCGGTGCACTACCAGCACAATCCGATCAAGACCGCCAAGACCAGCTTCCTCGGCACCTACAACATGCTCGGCCTCGCCCGCCGGGTGGGGGCCAGGCTGCTGCTGGCCAGCACCAGCGAGGTGTACGGCGATCCGGAGGTGCATCCCCAGCCGGAGCAGTACCGCGGCTGCGTCAACACCATCGGCCCCCGCAGCTGCTACGACGAGGGCAAGCGCATCGCCGAGACCCTCTGCTTCGACTACCGCCGCATGCACGGCACGGAGATCCGCGTGGCGAGAATCTTCAACACCTATGGCCCGCGGATGCTTCCGGATGATGGCCGGGTGGTGAGCAACTTCATCGTGCAGGCCCTGCGCGGCCAGCCCCTCACCCTCTATGGCGATGGCCTCCAGACCCGCTCGTTCTGCTACGTGGCCGATCTGGTGGATGGCCTGATCCGCCTGATGAACGGGGAGCACACCGGCCCGATCAACCTCGGCAATCCGGATGAATTCACGATCCGGCAGCTGGCCGAGCTGGTGCGCAGCCGCATCAACCCCTCCCTGCCCCTGGTGTTCGAACCCCTGCCCGAAGATGACCCGCTGCAACGTCAGCCGCTGATCGCGCGCGCGCGCCAGGAGCTCGGCTGGCAGCCCTCGGTGCCCCTGGATCAGGGCCTCGAGCCCACCATCGCCTGGTTCCGCTCCTGCAGCACCCTGCCTTGA
- a CDS encoding DUF4115 domain-containing protein has product MEQAPTPKPRSGEPGPDDQPIEALERDLALARAELAEYQALIDELPGIYETKFRHQVQSLAQDIKRLLDERRALQGQLDTGLPPASAPGPVPALPPALGLTEEGSAPAAAARLRRPASLRLRRWRRGLVRGWGGWRAAAILRSRALGSAVPQRARLPLVAAVSALGVAALVITVDGAWRRAAPPAPGRGQQPAAPAVKDPAPKPQQQQDQALLLRARGECWLEVQTLEGEVVVVNTLQEGQQQRLRLRGGLRVRAGRPDLLDVAVGGGPFEVLNPINDVGWRTFLPTRPPTSRPPEPTPAP; this is encoded by the coding sequence ATGGAGCAAGCACCAACGCCGAAGCCCCGCTCGGGTGAGCCAGGCCCCGACGACCAGCCGATCGAGGCCCTGGAGCGGGACCTCGCCCTGGCCAGGGCTGAACTGGCCGAATACCAGGCGCTGATCGACGAGCTCCCCGGCATCTACGAAACCAAGTTTCGCCATCAGGTGCAGAGCCTGGCCCAGGACATCAAGCGCCTGCTCGATGAGCGGCGTGCCCTGCAGGGCCAGCTCGACACCGGCTTGCCCCCCGCTTCAGCCCCGGGGCCCGTGCCCGCCCTGCCGCCGGCCCTGGGGCTCACGGAGGAGGGGAGTGCACCGGCTGCGGCGGCTCGGCTGCGGCGGCCGGCTTCCCTGCGGCTGCGGCGCTGGAGGCGTGGCCTGGTCCGCGGCTGGGGCGGGTGGCGCGCGGCGGCGATCCTGCGCAGCCGCGCGCTGGGCTCAGCGGTGCCGCAACGGGCCCGCCTGCCGCTGGTGGCGGCGGTGTCCGCCCTCGGGGTGGCTGCCCTGGTGATCACGGTGGATGGTGCGTGGCGCCGGGCTGCTCCGCCCGCACCGGGGAGGGGGCAGCAGCCGGCGGCACCGGCCGTGAAGGATCCGGCTCCGAAGCCGCAGCAGCAGCAGGATCAGGCCCTGCTGCTCCGCGCCCGCGGCGAGTGCTGGCTGGAAGTGCAGACGCTCGAGGGCGAGGTGGTGGTCGTGAACACCCTGCAGGAGGGGCAGCAGCAGCGCCTCCGCCTGCGCGGCGGCCTGCGGGTGCGGGCCGGGCGGCCTGATCTGCTCGATGTGGCCGTGGGGGGCGGACCGTTCGAGGTGCTCAACCCGATCAACGATGTGGGCTGGCGAACCTTCCTGCCGACCAGGCCCCCCACCTCCCGGCCACCGGAGCCGACTCCCGCTCCCTGA
- a CDS encoding NAD-dependent epimerase, translating to MTRPVLVTGAAGFIGAAVCERLLARGERVLGLDNLNAYYDPALKQARLGRLQARAAPQQWTFLPHAVEDAAAIGALFAQWRPARVVHLAAQAGVRYSIDNPAAYLQSNLLGFGHVLEACRRHGVEHLVYASSSSVYGGNTNLPFSEAQAVNHPVSLYAATKKANELMAHSYSHLYGLPATGLRFFTVYGPWGRPDMAPMLFARAILAGEPIQVFNHGRMRRDFTYIDDIVEGVVRCLDRAATPDPGFQPLAPDPATSWAPHRIFNIGNSQPVELLRFIALLERALGRTARKQLMPMQPGDVEATAADTALLEAWVGFRPATPLEEGVERFARWYQDHYAP from the coding sequence TTGACCAGGCCCGTGCTCGTGACCGGCGCCGCCGGCTTCATCGGCGCCGCCGTCTGCGAGCGCCTGCTCGCCCGCGGCGAGCGGGTGCTGGGCCTCGACAACCTCAACGCCTACTACGACCCCGCCCTCAAGCAGGCCCGGCTCGGGCGCCTGCAGGCCCGGGCCGCCCCGCAGCAGTGGACCTTCCTCCCCCATGCCGTGGAGGATGCCGCCGCGATCGGCGCCCTGTTCGCCCAGTGGCGGCCCGCCCGGGTGGTGCACCTGGCCGCCCAGGCCGGGGTGCGCTACTCGATCGACAACCCGGCGGCCTATCTGCAGAGCAACCTGCTGGGCTTCGGCCATGTGCTCGAAGCCTGCCGGCGGCACGGGGTGGAGCATCTGGTGTACGCCTCCAGCAGCTCGGTGTACGGCGGCAACACCAACCTGCCGTTCAGCGAGGCCCAGGCGGTGAACCATCCGGTGAGCCTCTATGCCGCCACCAAGAAGGCGAATGAGCTGATGGCCCACAGCTACAGCCATCTCTACGGCCTGCCGGCCACCGGGCTGCGCTTCTTCACCGTGTACGGGCCCTGGGGCCGCCCGGACATGGCCCCGATGCTGTTTGCCCGGGCGATCCTGGCCGGTGAGCCGATCCAGGTGTTCAACCACGGCCGCATGCGCCGTGATTTCACCTACATCGATGACATCGTGGAGGGCGTGGTGCGCTGCCTGGACCGTGCCGCCACGCCCGATCCCGGCTTCCAGCCCCTGGCTCCCGATCCGGCCACGAGCTGGGCGCCGCACCGGATCTTCAACATCGGCAACAGCCAGCCGGTGGAGCTGCTCCGCTTCATCGCCCTGCTGGAGCGTGCCCTGGGCCGCACGGCCCGCAAACAGCTGATGCCGATGCAGCCCGGCGATGTGGAGGCCACCGCGGCCGACACGGCCCTGCTGGAGGCCTGGGTGGGATTTCGCCCCGCCACGCCTCTGGAGGAGGGGGTGGAACGGTTCGCCCGCTGGTATCAGGACCACTACGCCCCCTGA
- the hisS gene encoding histidine--tRNA ligase, protein MVDLLPEHTPLWQHVEATAAAHFRRAAVREIRTPLLEVTELFARGIGEATDVVGKEMYTFLDRGERSCTLRPEGTASVVRAAIQHGLLSQGPQRLWYGGPMFRYERPQAGRQRQFHQIGLELLGFAAPRSDVEAIAIAWDLLADLGVGGLALELNTLGSPDDRARYRDELVAWLQAHREQLDPDSQQRISTNPLRVLDSKNPATQALLEGAPSLADALSGESHERFSCVRRGLEALGIPFTLNPRLVRGLDYYSHTAFEITSSQLGAQATVCGGGRYDGLVEQLGGAPTAAIGWAMGLERLVLLLAGAGPAAAAPPPPDLYVVCRGEQAEARALPLARLCRQAGLAVEIDPSGAGFGKQFKRADRSGAAWAAVIGDEEAADGVAILRALRRSSSASGGSSGEDQRVTPEQLVALLREGR, encoded by the coding sequence ATGGTCGACCTGCTGCCGGAGCACACCCCCCTCTGGCAGCACGTGGAGGCCACGGCGGCGGCCCATTTCCGCCGGGCGGCGGTGCGGGAGATCCGCACGCCGCTGCTGGAGGTCACCGAGCTGTTCGCCCGTGGCATCGGCGAGGCCACCGATGTGGTGGGCAAGGAGATGTACACCTTCCTCGACCGCGGTGAGCGCAGCTGCACCCTGCGCCCGGAGGGCACGGCCTCGGTGGTGCGGGCGGCGATCCAGCACGGCCTGCTCAGCCAGGGACCCCAGCGGCTCTGGTATGGCGGGCCGATGTTCCGCTACGAGCGGCCCCAGGCGGGCCGGCAGCGGCAGTTCCACCAGATCGGCCTGGAGCTGCTCGGCTTCGCCGCTCCCCGCAGCGACGTGGAGGCGATCGCCATCGCCTGGGACCTGCTGGCCGATCTGGGGGTGGGCGGTCTGGCGCTGGAGCTGAACACCCTGGGCAGTCCGGACGACCGGGCCCGCTACCGCGACGAACTGGTGGCCTGGCTGCAGGCCCACCGCGAGCAGCTCGATCCCGATTCCCAGCAGCGCATCAGCACCAATCCCCTGCGGGTGCTGGATTCCAAGAACCCCGCCACCCAGGCCCTGCTGGAGGGGGCCCCCAGCCTCGCCGATGCCCTCAGCGGTGAGAGCCACGAGCGCTTCTCGTGCGTGCGGCGGGGGCTGGAGGCGCTCGGCATTCCCTTCACGCTCAATCCGCGCCTGGTGCGGGGCCTCGACTACTACAGCCACACCGCCTTCGAGATCACCAGCTCCCAGCTCGGCGCCCAGGCCACGGTGTGCGGTGGCGGCCGTTACGACGGCCTGGTGGAGCAGCTGGGCGGTGCGCCCACCGCCGCGATCGGCTGGGCGATGGGCCTGGAGCGGCTGGTGCTCCTGCTGGCCGGCGCGGGGCCGGCAGCGGCGGCCCCGCCCCCCCCCGATCTCTACGTGGTGTGCCGGGGCGAGCAGGCCGAGGCCCGGGCCCTGCCCCTGGCCCGCCTCTGCCGCCAGGCGGGGCTGGCGGTGGAGATCGATCCCAGCGGGGCGGGCTTCGGCAAGCAGTTCAAGCGGGCCGACCGCTCCGGTGCTGCCTGGGCGGCCGTGATCGGCGACGAGGAGGCGGCCGACGGCGTGGCGATTCTGCGGGCCCTGCGCCGATCCTCGTCCGCGTCAGGCGGAAGTTCCGGGGAGGATCAGCGCGTCACCCCCGAGCAGCTGGTCGCGCTGCTGCGCGAGGGCCGATGA
- a CDS encoding LpxI family protein has translation MGDPTLAIIAGAGVLPRMLSQALTASGRPHLVCRPHGLEEVELDDAEEFYFERSISFFRSLGQRGIRQVVMVGKFHRPRALNIMRFEGSTLMAAPRILASLRKGDDASLRALAEIIEELGLEVVGVEEVAPNLLPEPGLYASRLPSEADRADVERAAHIVEAISMVDVGQGAVVAGGLCLATEALPGTDAMLDWVATSRALPPEAPRSGVLYKAPKLQQDRRMDLPAIGPTTVAKAAAAGLSGIAWEARGALLLDAEQTMADAERLGLFLWARQPIR, from the coding sequence ATGGGTGACCCGACCCTCGCGATCATTGCCGGTGCCGGCGTGCTGCCCAGGATGCTTTCACAGGCACTCACGGCATCCGGGCGCCCCCATCTCGTCTGCCGCCCCCATGGGCTGGAGGAGGTGGAACTCGACGATGCCGAGGAGTTCTACTTCGAACGCTCGATCTCCTTCTTCCGCTCCCTCGGGCAGCGGGGCATCCGGCAGGTGGTGATGGTGGGCAAGTTCCACCGCCCCCGCGCCCTCAACATCATGCGCTTCGAGGGCAGCACGCTGATGGCCGCCCCCCGCATCCTGGCCTCGCTGCGCAAGGGCGACGACGCCTCGCTGCGGGCCCTGGCCGAGATCATCGAGGAGCTGGGTCTGGAGGTGGTGGGGGTCGAGGAGGTGGCGCCGAACCTGCTGCCCGAACCCGGTCTCTACGCCAGCCGGCTGCCGAGCGAGGCGGATCGCGCCGATGTGGAGCGCGCGGCCCACATCGTGGAGGCGATCTCCATGGTGGATGTGGGGCAGGGGGCCGTGGTGGCCGGCGGCCTGTGCCTGGCCACCGAGGCCCTGCCCGGCACCGACGCCATGCTCGACTGGGTGGCCACCAGCCGGGCCCTGCCTCCGGAAGCCCCCCGCTCCGGGGTGCTCTACAAGGCCCCCAAGCTGCAGCAGGATCGCCGCATGGACCTGCCCGCCATCGGCCCCACCACGGTGGCCAAGGCCGCCGCCGCCGGCCTGAGCGGCATCGCCTGGGAGGCCCGCGGCGCCCTGCTGCTCGACGCCGAGCAGACCATGGCCGATGCCGAGCGGCTCGGGCTGTTCCTGTGGGCGCGCCAGCCGATCCGCTGA
- a CDS encoding nucleotide sugar dehydrogenase: MRPRRICCIGAGYVGGPTMAVIADRCPDLTVTVVDLNAARVAAWNDPDLSRLPVYEPGLDAVVGRCRGRNLFFSTAVEQAIAAADMVFLSVNTPTKTRGLGAGQASDLKWVEASARTVAEAATGHTIVVEKSTLPVRTAEAIQAILGSGRPGQSFSVLSNPEFLAEGTAIRDLEEPDRVLIGGADPEAIEALAAIYARWVPQPRILRTNLWSSELSKLTANAFLAQRISSINSIAAFCEATGADVSEVARAIGADTRIGEKFLQAGPGFGGSCFQKDILNLVYLCRHYGLEEVAAYWEQVVRLNTWQQHRIARLVVTRLFGTVTGKRIGLLGFAFKADTNDTRESPAIRIARDLLEEGAQLQIVDPKVSEQQITRDLGLPPGEGEGSWQLASGVEAAASGADALVLVTEWDVFARIHWPAVVAVMRQPAWLFDARGRADETAARAAGLRVWRIGQG; the protein is encoded by the coding sequence CTGCGTCCGCGTCGCATCTGCTGCATCGGCGCCGGTTACGTGGGGGGGCCAACCATGGCCGTGATTGCCGACCGCTGCCCCGATCTCACGGTCACGGTGGTGGACCTCAATGCCGCACGGGTGGCCGCCTGGAACGATCCCGACCTCTCCCGCCTGCCTGTGTACGAGCCTGGGCTCGATGCCGTGGTGGGCCGCTGCCGGGGCCGCAATCTCTTCTTCTCCACCGCCGTGGAGCAGGCCATCGCCGCCGCGGACATGGTGTTCCTCTCGGTGAACACCCCCACCAAGACCCGGGGCCTCGGCGCCGGCCAGGCCAGTGACCTCAAGTGGGTGGAGGCCAGTGCCCGTACCGTGGCCGAGGCGGCCACCGGCCACACGATCGTGGTGGAGAAGAGCACCCTGCCGGTGCGCACCGCCGAGGCCATCCAGGCGATCCTCGGCTCCGGCCGCCCTGGCCAGAGTTTTTCCGTGCTCTCCAATCCCGAGTTCCTGGCCGAGGGCACGGCGATCCGGGATCTGGAGGAGCCCGACCGGGTGCTGATCGGTGGCGCCGACCCCGAGGCCATCGAGGCCTTGGCGGCCATCTACGCCCGCTGGGTGCCGCAGCCCCGCATCCTGCGCACCAACCTCTGGAGCAGCGAGCTGAGCAAGCTCACCGCCAATGCCTTCCTTGCCCAGCGCATCTCCTCCATCAACAGCATCGCCGCCTTCTGCGAGGCCACCGGTGCCGATGTGAGTGAGGTGGCCCGCGCCATCGGCGCCGATACCCGCATCGGGGAGAAGTTTCTCCAGGCCGGGCCCGGTTTCGGTGGCAGCTGTTTTCAGAAGGACATCCTCAACCTGGTGTACCTGTGCCGCCACTACGGCCTCGAGGAAGTGGCCGCCTACTGGGAGCAGGTGGTGAGGCTGAACACCTGGCAGCAGCACCGCATCGCCCGCCTGGTGGTGACCCGCCTGTTCGGCACGGTGACCGGCAAGCGCATCGGTCTGCTTGGTTTCGCCTTCAAGGCTGACACCAACGACACCCGGGAGTCGCCCGCCATCCGCATCGCCCGCGACCTGCTCGAGGAAGGCGCCCAGCTCCAGATCGTGGACCCCAAGGTGAGCGAGCAGCAGATCACGCGTGATCTCGGCCTGCCTCCGGGCGAGGGGGAAGGCAGCTGGCAGCTGGCGAGCGGCGTGGAAGCGGCGGCCAGCGGCGCCGATGCCCTGGTGCTGGTCACCGAGTGGGACGTGTTTGCCCGGATCCACTGGCCGGCCGTGGTGGCGGTGATGCGCCAGCCGGCCTGGCTCTTCGATGCCCGGGGCAGGGCCGACGAGACGGCGGCCCGCGCCGCTGGTCTGCGCGTGTGGCGCATCGGCCAGGGTTGA
- the fabI gene encoding enoyl-ACP reductase FabI, giving the protein MLLDLRGKKALVTGIANNRSIAWGIAQQLAAAGCELGVTFLPDEKGRFEAKVRDLTAPLAPTLFEPLNVQDPAQIEAVFQRVQEHWGSLDVLVHCLAFAGKEELVGDYSAISPEGFGRALEVSAYSLAPLCRHAKPLFNDGASVITLSYLGAERAIPNYNVMGVAKAALEASVRYLAAELGPEKQVRVNAISAGPIRTLASSAIGGILEMIHNVEEKAPLRRTVTQDEVGATAAFLASPLASGITGQVLYVDAGYCITGM; this is encoded by the coding sequence ATGCTCCTTGATCTTCGCGGCAAGAAGGCCCTCGTCACCGGCATCGCCAACAACCGCTCGATCGCCTGGGGCATCGCCCAGCAGCTGGCGGCCGCCGGCTGCGAGCTGGGGGTCACCTTCCTGCCGGATGAGAAGGGCCGCTTCGAGGCGAAGGTGCGCGACCTCACGGCCCCCCTGGCCCCCACCCTGTTCGAGCCCCTGAACGTGCAGGATCCGGCCCAGATCGAGGCCGTGTTCCAGCGGGTGCAGGAGCACTGGGGCTCCCTGGATGTGCTGGTGCACTGCCTGGCATTCGCCGGCAAGGAGGAGCTGGTGGGCGACTACTCCGCCATCAGCCCCGAGGGCTTCGGCCGCGCCCTGGAGGTGAGCGCCTACTCCCTGGCGCCCCTGTGCCGCCACGCCAAACCCCTGTTCAACGACGGCGCCAGCGTGATCACGCTCAGCTACCTGGGGGCCGAGCGGGCCATCCCCAACTACAACGTGATGGGCGTGGCCAAGGCGGCCCTGGAGGCCTCGGTGCGCTACCTGGCCGCCGAACTGGGTCCGGAGAAGCAGGTGCGGGTGAACGCCATCAGCGCCGGGCCGATCCGCACCCTGGCCAGCTCCGCCATCGGCGGCATCCTCGAGATGATCCACAACGTGGAGGAGAAGGCCCCCCTGCGCCGCACCGTGACCCAGGACGAGGTGGGGGCCACGGCGGCCTTCCTGGCCAGCCCCCTGGCTTCAGGGATCACCGGCCAGGTGCTCTACGTGGACGCGGGGTACTGCATCACGGGGATGTGA
- a CDS encoding Nif11-like leader peptide family natural product precursor, with translation MSKAQLIAFLAKADATPAIQQRIDAAADGSAVVAIAREEGFLFSPASLARHLRG, from the coding sequence ATGTCTAAAGCGCAGCTAATCGCTTTTCTGGCCAAGGCCGACGCCACCCCCGCCATCCAGCAGCGGATCGATGCCGCCGCCGATGGCAGCGCCGTGGTGGCCATCGCCCGCGAGGAGGGCTTCCTGTTCTCCCCTGCCAGCCTGGCCCGGCACCTCAGGGGTTGA